DNA from Coriobacteriaceae bacterium:
TGTACTTCTCGACCAGGTGATAGGGCATCTCGTAGTGCGAGAGGGTCACGAGCGGCTCGATGTTGTGAGCGCGCAGGCAGTCGAAAACGCGGTCGTAGAAGGCGAGGCCGGCCTCGTTGGGCTCAGCATCGTCGCCGTTGGGGAAGATGCGGCTCCAGGAGATGGACATGCGGAACATGTTGAAGCCCATCTCGGCGAACAGCGCGATGTCCTCCTCGTAGTGATGGTAGAAGTCGATGCCGTCATGGTTGGGGTAGAAGCGGTTGGGATCGATGTCGATCGTGATCTGGCGCGGCTCCTTGTAGCTGCCGCCCAGGAAGTGGTCGTCGACGGAAGCGCCGCGGCCGTCCACGTTCCAAGCGCCCTCAAACTGGTTAGCGGCGGTGGCGCCACCCCAATAGAAACCCTCGGGGAACTTGATGTTTGCCATGAGCATCTCCTTTGCATCGTGGGTCGATAAGCCGAGTATCGCCCACGCGCGGGGAATGCGGGAGCGGCCGCGCCAAACCCGACACTTCTTTTCGCGCCCGCGGCCTGCCGCCGTCCCGCCCCTGACACTTCCTGATACCCGCCAAAAAGGGACAGGTTTATTTTGGTCGGTTTTATCTGGGCAAACGCTGACGATGGGCCGCCGGCGTGCAGCCATAGCGCTCGGCAAACTTTTTGTAGAAGAAGCTCATGTTGGCATAGCCCGCCTCGTGCGCTGCGACCTCCGCGGTGGCGCCGGCGTCGAGCAGCGTCGCCGCGCGCGCCAGGCGGCTCTCCTGCACGAGCTGCATAAACGTGCGGCCTGTCTGACGCTTGAGTAGGGCGCTTGCGTAGTTGGGGCTCAGGTGCAGGTGGCGGGCGAGGTCATCGAGCGCGCAATCGCAGGCGTGACGCTCGATATAGCCCATAGCAGCCGCGACCTGCGCCGATGGCAGCGCGGGTGCGTCCGTTTGCAGCAGGCCGGCTTCGTAGCTTTGCATGAGCTCAACCAGCAGCAGCTCGAACAGCCTCGAGACAATCTGGGGGCTCGCCGGCGTGGGGTCCAGGCGCTCGCACAGCATCTCCTGCATATAGCGGCGCACGCGACGGCTACCGCCCGTGTGGAAATGAACGTGGCCGCGGTGGTCGGTTTCATCGTTGAGGGCGTTGAGCAGGAACCGCGACACCGCGCTTGCGGGCGAAAGGCTTTGCTCCAGGCTACGGCGCAGCATTGGCCGCGAGATGATGACGCTCAGCATTATGTCGTGCTCACCGAGCTCGCCAACAGCATGCGGGCAGGCGGCATCGAGCAGGAGGACCTCGTTTTGAGCGAGCATGAGCGGCGCGCCGTTGACGATCTGCGGCGCTCGTCCTCGATAGACATAGCTGATTTCGACATAATCGTGGACATGTTCCGGCACGGGATTGAAGCGCGAGTTGCGAACAATCGATAGCCCCTCGGGCATGCTTTCTTGTCGTAGGACGAGCGTTG
Protein-coding regions in this window:
- a CDS encoding helix-turn-helix domain-containing protein, with the translated sequence MDIARLDNLLLELTNSERAYRAGAHYDWSDALGQGSQADIDGRYIRKIGNPTLVLRQESMPEGLSIVRNSRFNPVPEHVHDYVEISYVYRGRAPQIVNGAPLMLAQNEVLLLDAACPHAVGELGEHDIMLSVIISRPMLRRSLEQSLSPASAVSRFLLNALNDETDHRGHVHFHTGGSRRVRRYMQEMLCERLDPTPASPQIVSRLFELLLVELMQSYEAGLLQTDAPALPSAQVAAAMGYIERHACDCALDDLARHLHLSPNYASALLKRQTGRTFMQLVQESRLARAATLLDAGATAEVAAHEAGYANMSFFYKKFAERYGCTPAAHRQRLPR